A section of the Phaseolus vulgaris cultivar G19833 chromosome 8, P. vulgaris v2.0, whole genome shotgun sequence genome encodes:
- the LOC137826659 gene encoding CSC1-like protein HYP1, translated as MILAALLTSVGINLGLCFIFFTLYSILRKQPCNLSVYAPRLVFERKRQEGGQSNLERLLATTDWAREAWETTEEEFLSTAGLDAFVFMRIFVFSLKIFTFGGIVGLLILLPINCMGSQLRDESDFQNKSLDSFSISNVNNGSNRLWIHFCAAYVFTGVVCILLYYEYEYISSKRIACFYSSKPEPHHFSILVRGIPVPVGSNCSDIVEHFFQEYHPSTYHSHAVVRRSSKLQILVTDAERLYKRLTQLNKDNTPQRQRRDGCLGLFGHKVDMLDHYEKTLGDIADNVRIEQCSVAGKEVPAAFVSFKSRFGAAIALNIQGSVNPTHWITEQAPEPQDVYWPFFSVTFIRRWISKLVAYVACNVLTILFLIPVALVQGLSHLEQLETMFPALKCILRTAIVTQVITGYLPILILQMFLSFVPPIMIMLSSLQGCISWSQIQKSACTKVLWFTIWNIFFTNVLSGSVFYRLTVFLEPKEFPRVLAEAVPAQASFFIAYVVTFGWTNIASELFQLIPLLYNYINIIFVGDSDTDDFEAPSIPYHREIPRILFFDLLGVTYFVLAPLILPFLLVYFCLGYIIYRNQLLNVYVAKYHTGGEFWPTVHNCTIFSLILMHIIVIGIFGQKKLPLASALILPLPILTLLFNEYCRKRFFPIFKAFPTECLIKKDREDQNEPNMSEFYDKLAIAYNDPALMPIKYSGRGGNSHRLPLLNNSEV; from the exons ATGATTCTTGCTGCTCTTCTAACTTCAGTTGGAATTAACCTTGGgctatgttttatatttttcaccCTCTACTCTATATTGAGGAAACAACCTTGTAATCTTAGTGTCTATGCTCCACGCTTAGTTTTTGAAAGAAAACGTCAAGAGGGTGGTCAATCTAACTTGGAACGTTTATTAGCTACTACTGATTGGGCCAGAGAAGCATGGGAGACCACTGAAGAAGAATTTTTATCAACTGCTGGCTTAGACGCTTTTGTCTTTATGCGCATATTTGTCTTCAg tttaaaaatatttacttttggTGGAATTGTGGGGCTACTCATTCTTCTTCCAATTAATTGTATGGGGAGTCAGCTTCGTGATGAATCTGATTTTCAAAACAAATCTTTGGATTCCTTCAGTATTTCAAATGTCAACAATGGTTCAAACAG GTTATGGATTCACTTTTGTGCCGCATATGTCTTCACTGGAGTTGTCTGCATTCTTCTTTATTAT GAGTATGAGTATATTTCATCAAAAAGAATTGCTTGTTTCTATTCATCCAAGCCTGAGCCTCATCACTTTAGTATATTAGTAAGAGGTATTCCTGTTCCAGTTGGAAGCAATTGTAGCGATATTGTTGAGCACTTCTTCCAGGAGTATCACCCTTCTACTTATCATTCACATGCGGTTGTTCGTCGAAGCAGTAAACTTCAAATTCTAGTT ACAGATGCAGAGAGACTGTACAAAAGGCTTACCCAACTGAATAAAGACAATACTCCTCAACGGCAAAGGCGTGATGGATGTTTGGGACTTTTTGGGCATAAAGTTGATATGTTAGATCATTATGAAAAGACATTGGGAGACATTGCAGACAATGTGAGAATAGAACAGTGTTCAGTGGCAGGAAAG GAAGTTCCTGCTGCCTTTGTCTCATTTAAGTCACGATTTGGTGCTGCAATAGCTCTAAACATTCAAGGAAGTGTCAACCCTACACACTGGATTACTGAGCAAGCTCCAGAGCCTCAAGATGTTTATTGGCCTTTCTTTTCTGTCACATTCATTAGAAGATGGATCAGCAAGCTGGTGGCTTATGTTGCCTGCAATGTTCTTACAATTCTATTTTTAATCCCAGTTGCTCTAGTACAAGGTCTTAGCCATCTTGAGCAGTTGGAAACCATGTTCCCTGCTCTGAAATGCATATTGAGAAC GGCAATTGTCACCCAAGTTATAACAGGATACCTTCCTATTCTGATTCTTCAGATGTTTCTGTCCTTTGTGCCACCTATTATGATTATGCTTTCATCCTTGCAAGGATGCATATCATGGAGTCAGATACAAAAAAGTGCATGCACTAAAGTATTATGGTTCACTATATGGaacattttctttacaaatgtATTATCAGGGTCAGTTTTCTATCGATTGACTGTCTTTCTCGAGCCCAAAGAGTTTCCCAGAGTACTAGCTGAAGCTGTACCAGCACAG GCATCATTCTTCATAGCATATGTTGTGACATTCGGATGGACTAACATAGCATCAGAACTCTTTCAATTGATTCCCCTTCTTTACaactatattaatataatttttgttggAGATAGTGACACTGATGATTTTGAGGCACCATCAATTCCTTACCACAGGGAAATTCCCAGGATTCTTTTCTTTGATCTTCTTGGTGTTACATACTTCGTCCTTGCTCCTCTAATACTTCCATTTCTCTTGGTCTACTTTTGCTTGGGATACATCATTTATCGAAACCAG CTCTTAAATGTTTATGTGGCAAAGTACCACACTGGAGGAGAGTTTTGGCCTACAGTGCACAACTGCACAATTTTTTCATTGATACTGATGCACATTATAGTAATTGGGATATTCGGGCAGAAGAAGCTTCCACTGGCATCTGCCTTGATTCTGCCTCTTCCTATTCTCACACTTCTATTCAATGAGTATTGCAGGAAACGGTTCTTTCCTATTTTCAAGGCTTTTCCTACCGAA TGTTTGATCAAGAAGGACAGAGAAGACCAAAATGAGCCTAACATGTCTGAATTTTATGATAAGTTAGCCATTGCATATAATGATCCAGCTTTGATGCCAATCAAATATTCAGGAAGGGGTGGTAATAGCCACAGGCTTCCTCTACTTAATAACTCAGAAGTTTAA
- the LOC137826662 gene encoding ethylene-responsive transcription factor ERN1-like — protein MARKRKVSEEVEERNPSEETMAWDEVMKEAAALGSGRRLRKRFVGVRQRPSGRWVAEIKDTIQKIRVWLGTFDTAEEAARAYDEAACLLRGANTRTNFWPTSQSSSTPALPSKITNLLLQRLKARNNNTRTNPCTLSSSSSSTSLSINQQQSQQEDVRGAESTYFTLDQFSDFLNDSEDYSTNNNEFSNDSAQIDCITSSLESCLNENDDCREKEKEMEMEFDFNSVTQTSSADIKEDNEEGTDLSTQDFQFLDNVVPSSYHYSLFEITEEIEEQLEPENYGDEPSILREVMKRMKYERKSSASLYTFNGIPECLKLKLESGNKNRGGVCISNQLTNLKMACSKNKIEGIEKNEEYIEAMDMKEPQTSVGMDCSFPSFSSSIDDELLLWNSLDLPTIFCVN, from the coding sequence ATGGCAAGGAAGAGAAAGGTTTCTGAAGAAGTTGAAGAGAGAAATCCATCAGAGGAAACCATGGCCTGGGATGAGGTGATGAAGGAAGCTGCTGCACTAGGAAGTGGCAGGAGATTGAGGAAGAGATTTGTTGGGGTGAGACAAAGGCCTTCAGGAAGATGGGTAGCTGAGATAAAGGATACGATTCAGAAGATAAGAGTGTGGTTAGGCACCTTTGATACAGCTGAGGAAGCTGCAAGAGCCTATGATGAGGCTGCTTGCCTTCTTCGAGGTGCCAACACTAGAACAAACTTCTGGCCTACTTCTCAATCTTCCTCAACTCCTGCTCTTCCCTCAAAGATTACCAATCTCCTCCTTCAAAGGCTCAAAGCAAGGAATAATAACACTAGAACAAACCCTTGCACtctttcttcatcttcctcCTCCACATCTCTTTCAATCAACCAGCAACAAAGCCAACAAGAAGATGTACGTGGAGCTGAGTCAACATATTTCACATTGGATCAATTCTCAGATTTCCTTAATGACTCTGAAGATTACAGCACAAACAACAATGAGTTTAGTAATGATAGTGCACAGATTGATTGCATCACAAGTAGTCTTGAATCATGTTTGAATGAAAATGATGATTGcagggaaaaagaaaaagaaatggaaatggaatttGACTTCAACAGTGTGACACAAACATCAAGTGCTGATATAAAGGAAGACAATGAAGAAGGAACTGATTTGAGTACTCAGGATTTTCAGTTCCTGGACAATGTTGTTCCATCCAGTTACCATTATTCACTTTTTGAGATTACTGAAGAGATTGAGGAGCAGTTGGAGCCTGAGAACTATGGTGATGAGCCTTCAATCCTTAGAGAAGTCATGAAGAGAATGAAATATGAGAGGAAGTCTTCAGCTTCCCTCTATACCTTCAATGGAATACCTGAATGTTTGAAGTTGAAACTTGAATCAGGAAACAAAAATAGAGGTGGAGTTTGTATTTCTAATCAACTAACCAACCTCAAGATGGCTTGTAGCAAGAACAAAATTGAGGGTATTGAGAAGAATGAAGAATACATAGAAGCAATGGATATGAAAGAGCCACAAACATCAGTTGGCATGGATTGCTCTTTCCCCTCTTTTTCATCCAGTATTGATGATGAACTGTTACTATGGAATTCACTTGATCTTCCTACTATTTTTTGTGTTAACTAG